In the genome of Drosophila subpulchrella strain 33 F10 #4 breed RU33 chromosome 2L, RU_Dsub_v1.1 Primary Assembly, whole genome shotgun sequence, one region contains:
- the LOC119547230 gene encoding angiotensin-converting enzyme-related protein — protein MGIFNLTALWLVLMLWLPHGLSMGNSCSASVLEARRFFELENEQLRRRFHEEFLSGYTYNTNVSEANRQAMIEVYARNAGLNKRLAERIKVSDYVQSEDADIRRQAEHLSKLGASALSPDDYLALQNAISSMQTNYATVTVCSYTNRSDCSLALEPHIQERLSHSRDPEELSWYWREWYDKSGTPMRDHFAEYVRLTRKASQLNGHRSYADYWVQFYEDADFERQLDATFKQLLPFYRQLHGYVRFRLRQHYGPDVMPVEGNIPISLLGNMWGQSWNELLGLFTPYPEKPFVDVKVEMERQGYTVKKLFELGDQFFQSLGMLALPPSFWNLSVLTRPDDRQVVCHASAWDFYQDRDVRIKMCTEIDNHYFYVVHHELGHIQYYLQYEQQPAVYRGAPNPGFHEAVGDLIALSVMSPKHLKAIGLIDNGRLDEKSRINQLFKQALSKIVFLPFGYAVDKYRYAVFRNELDESQWNCGFWQMRSEFGGVEPPVFRTEKDFDPPAKYHIDADVEYLRYFAAHIFQFQFHKALCRQAGQYAPNDSRLTLDNCDIFGSKAAGRSLSQFLSKGNSRHWKVVLQEFTGETEMDPAALLEYFDPLYQWLKQENRRLNVPLGWGHTDKIPSDCCGTFST, from the exons ATGGGGATATTCAATTTAACTGCGTTATGGCTTGTTCTAATGCTTTGG CTACCCCATGGACTATCCATGGGAAATAGTTGTTCGGCTTCAGTCCTAGAGGCCCGCAGGTTCTTCGAGTTGGAGAATGAACAATTGCGTAGACGTTTTCACGAGGAGTTCTTGTCCGGCTATACATATAATACTAATGTTTCGGAGGCAAATCGTCAGGCCATGATCGAGGTTTATGCTCGGAATGCGGGGCTTAATAAACGTCTGGCCGAAAGGATAAAGGTCTCCGATTACGTTCAGTCCGAGGATGCAGACATACGTCGACAGGCCGAGCACCTCTCCAAACTGGGAGCCTCCGCCCTAAGTCCCGACGACTACTTGGCCCTGCAAAATGCCATCAGTTCGATGCAGACGAACTACGCCACCGTCACAGTGTGTTCCTATACAAACCGCAGTGATTGCTCTCTTGCTCTGGAGCCACACATCCAGGAGCGCTTGTCACACAGCCGGGATCCTGAGGAGCTGTCCTGGTACTGGCGGGAGTGGTACGATAAGTCCGGAACCCCCATGCGGGATCACTTCGCCGAGTACGTGCGTCTCACGCGCAAGGCTTCACAATTGAATG GTCACCGTTCCTATGCGGATTATTGGGTGCAGTTTTATGAGGACGCGGACTTTGAAAGACAACTTGATGCTACATTCAAGCAGCTGCTGCCCTTCTACAGACAACTTCACGGCTACGTGCGCTTCCGCCTGCGACAGCACTACGGTCCGGATGTGATGCCAGTGGAGGGGAACATCCCAATAAGCCTGCTGGGCAACATGTGGGGTCAATCGTGGAACGAGCTACTCGGTCTCTTCACTCCGTATCCGGAGAAGCCTTTTGTGGACGTTAAGGTTGAGATGGAACGGCAGGGATACACGGTGAAGAAGCTATTTGAGCTGGGCGATCAATTCTTCCAGTCGCTCGGAATGCTCGCCCTGCCACCCAGTTTCTGGAATCTAAGTGTGCTCACCCGTCCCGACGATCGTCAGGTGGTTTGCCATGCCTCCGCCTGGGACTTTTACCAAGACAGAGATGTCAGAATAAAGATGTGCACGGAAATCGACAACCATTACTTTTATGTAGTGCATCATGAGCTAGGACACATCCAATACTACCTGCAATACGAACAGCAGCCGGCTGTCTATCGGGGAGCTCCCAATCCTGGCTTCCACGAAGCCGTTGGCGATTTGATAGCCCTGTCTGTGATGTCCCCGAAGCACTTGAAAGCAATTGGACTGATAGATAATGGTAGACTGGACGAGAAGAGTCGAATTAATCAGTTGTTCAAGCAGGCTCTCTCCAAGATTGTCTTCCTGCCCTTCGGCTATGCCGTGGATAAGTATCGCTATGCTGTTTTTCGCAATGAACTAGATGAATCGCAATGGAACTGCGGCTTCTGGCAGATGCGATCCGAGTTTGGTGGCGTCGAGCCACCAGTTTTCCGCACCGAAAAAGACTTTGACCCGCCGGCCAAGTACCACATTGATGCGGATGTTGAATACCTCCGTTATTTTGCCGCCCACATCTTCCAGTTCCAGTTCCACAAAGCCCTATGCCGCCAGGCCGGACAATATGCTCCTAATGACAGTCGCCTTACTTTGGACAACTGTGATATCTTTGGCAGCAAAGCGGCTGGAAGATCTTTAAGCCAGTTCCTCTCCAAGGGCAACTCCCGGCACTGGAAGGTAGTTCTCCAGGAGTTCACGGGAGAGACGGAAATGGACCCAGCGGCACTCTTAGAGTATTTTGACCCCCTATACCAATGGCTCAAGCAGGAGAACAGACGGTTGAACGTCCCACTAGGTTGGGGACATACAGACA AGATCCCCTCGGATTGCTGTGGAACATTTAGCACATAG